TCAGCGAGAAGGTTTTGCTTTTTAAATGTCACCCTTCTCTTGATTTCATCATCGACACGATAAAACTCATCCCTTTTTTCAAAGTATTTCCTTTTGATTTCTTCAGGTACTTCATTTAAGGAACGTTCAGGATACATCCCCAATTTCGCTCGTGCCAATACATTTTCATCCAGATCCGTCGCCAATATCTCTATCTGGCTAAGTGGGACCAAATTGGATAATATCATTGCAATCGTATATGGTTCCTCGCCAGTTGAACAGGCTGCACTCCAAATTTTCAACTTTTTTTTGCTTGCTAATAATCCAGGAAGGATTTTACGCTCCAACACTTCCCATCTTTTCGCATTTCTATAAAATTCGGAAACATTGATTGTCATTCTATCCAAAAACTCATTTAAAACTACGGAATTGGTTTGAATGTCTTTATAGTATTCATGAAATGAATGATACCCTCTTTTTTCATATAGAGTTGTTAGTCGCCTTTTCATTTGCCCTTCCTTATATAATGCCAAATCAATGCCTGTCAACATTTTGATATTACGAATAAACTCTTCATATTCTTGAGGCATTCCTACGACTCCCCTGCACATATTTATTTTAAGCGGTCCTTCCCTTTATATATCGGAGAGTGCCATATTTTCTTTAAACTAAAATAATTCCTCACCTTGCCGGAAAACTAAAAAAGCCATACAAAAAAAGCGGGTTCCATCGCATAATGACGATGGAACCCGCTTTTTATAGAGTGATCGTATTAATTAATAAACCCACTCGCTTACAAGTTTAGAATACTCAACAATTTCTTCTTCTTTGAAGAATAAACCGATTTCACGTACAGCGCTTTCAGCTGAATCAGATCCGTGAATGATGTTTTTGCCGACAGTTACGGCAAAATCGCCACGAATTGTTGCTGCTGCTGCATCTTTAGGATTAGTCGCACCCATCATTTGACGTGCAGTAGCGATTACGTTTTCGCCTTCCCAAACCATTGCGAATACAGGACCTGAAGTAATGAAGTCCACTAATTCGCCAAAGAAAGGACGTTCTTTGTGCTCGCCATAATGTTGCTCGGCCAATTCTTGAGAAATCACCATTAATTTTGCTCCTGCAAGAAGGAAGCCTTTCTTTTCAAAACGGGAAACGATTTCACCGATTAGATTGCGTTGAACGCCGTCAGGCTTAACCATTAAAAATGTTCTTTCCATGAATGTCACTCCTAATATGTATCATTGTTATTTGCCTATATAAGGCAATACTTTTAGAATATTACCATTGTTTGATGAGTTTCGCAACTCCCATTATCAAAACTTTCTTTTTCCGATATTTTTCGCGATGTCCGATAGAGTTTTTCTAGCCTTAATGGCAGGAAGGCCTTTCAATTCAGTAAAAGCCTTTTCTAAATACATATCACTGATCCTCGCCGCCTGTTCAATGGCACCGGAAGTTTTTATCGCATTGATTATATGGGACATTTCGTCTTTTGGCGTATCTTCCCGAACTGTTTCGATAAGCTTTTTTAACTTTGGATCTTCCATAGCAATCAAAACGGGCAAAGTGATATTACCTTGAATCAGATCACTGCCGGCTGGTTTCCCAAGCTCTTCTTCCGAAGCCGTAAAATCCAATATATCATCGGTTATTTGATAGGACATACCGACATAATATCCGAATTTAAATAGCTTTTGATGGACCCTTTCTTCAACACCTGCTGAAATGGCTCCCAACTGGCAGCTGGATGCTATGAGCAATGCCGTTTTCCGTTTGATCCTTCTAAAGTATATCCGCCAATTCTGTTCGAAATTGTACTTATCTTTTATTTGTTCAATTTCCCCTAGACATAGTTCAACCATAGTATCAGCGAGAATTTGATGCGCAAGCGGAGACTCGATAACCGCCATCATTTCCAGTGCACGAGCAAAAATGAAGTCGCCTGTGTACATGGCGACACGATTATCCCATTTTGACTTAATGGTAGCCGATCCCCTGCGTAAATCCGCATCATCCACAACATCATCATGTACAAGGGAGGCCGTATGGATGAGTTCCAAAGTCGCTGCGACATGTTTTACGACATGAATATCATAGTTGCCAAACTTCGCACCCAATAGGACGAATACCGGACGGATCCGTTTTCCACCGGATTGCAGTAAATGCAGGGAAGCTTCCCTTAAAACCGTGGAATCCGCTTCAATTGCGGCTTCCAGCTCTTTTTCTATTAGTTGCAAATCTGCATTCAAAAATGAATACATCATTTTAAATTTCATACATTCCACCCAGCTTTGTCCATTGCTATTCTGTTTATTTTGAAGGCTTGTACCCGAAATGTGTTGCTGCTACCCCACCGAAATGGGCCTTATAACTGACATTTTCCATTCCTGCCTGCTTAAACATGTTTTCAAGCTTTTTCATGCCTGGGAAATCCCGGGCTGATTCCTGCAGCCATGAGTATTCACTATAGCTTTTTGCGAATAATTTGCCGAACATGGGCATAATGAAACGGAAATAAAAATAATAGCCCTGTTTAAAGCCTAGCATCGTTGGCTGTGATGTATCCAGGCAAACGACCATTCCACCCGGCTTGGCTACACGGTTTAACTCTTTAAGCACTTGCATGTAATCAGGGACATTCCGCAGCCCGAAACCGATCGTGACATAGTCAAAGCTATTATCCTCAAAAGGAAGCTCCATTGCATTCCCATGCATTAAGGAGACTTGATCTAGATTGAGTTCGTTCACCTTTTGTTCGCCGATTTTCAGCATGTTCTTACTAAAATCCAGACCAACAACCTTTCCTTCTGGTCCTACTTCATTAGCAAGGGCAATGGTCCAGTCCGCTGTTCCACAGCATACATCCAGTGCATGGGCGCCTTTTGGGACATTCATGATGGCCATTGTAGCCTTACGCCATTTAAGATGCTGTTTAAAGCTGATGAGGGAATTCATCTTGTCATAATTTCCGTAGATCTTTTCAAAGACATGATGAACTTTTTGCTCTTTAGACTGCTCCATGTTTCACCCTTCTTTCACATATGAATTTGCTATACTCTCTGATTGTTCCAAGATGGCCTTCACTCTTTCCAGTAGCTCATCATCC
This sequence is a window from Brevibacillus sp. JNUCC-41. Protein-coding genes within it:
- a CDS encoding demethylmenaquinone methyltransferase produces the protein MEQSKEQKVHHVFEKIYGNYDKMNSLISFKQHLKWRKATMAIMNVPKGAHALDVCCGTADWTIALANEVGPEGKVVGLDFSKNMLKIGEQKVNELNLDQVSLMHGNAMELPFEDNSFDYVTIGFGLRNVPDYMQVLKELNRVAKPGGMVVCLDTSQPTMLGFKQGYYFYFRFIMPMFGKLFAKSYSEYSWLQESARDFPGMKKLENMFKQAGMENVSYKAHFGGVAATHFGYKPSK
- a CDS encoding CheR family methyltransferase → MPQEYEEFIRNIKMLTGIDLALYKEGQMKRRLTTLYEKRGYHSFHEYYKDIQTNSVVLNEFLDRMTINVSEFYRNAKRWEVLERKILPGLLASKKKLKIWSAACSTGEEPYTIAMILSNLVPLSQIEILATDLDENVLARAKLGMYPERSLNEVPEEIKRKYFEKRDEFYRVDDEIKRRVTFKKQNLLADRFEQEFDIIVCRNVLIYFTEEAKNLLYEKFSASLKSGGVFFVGSTEQIFTPGKYQFETVDTFFYKKK
- the hepT gene encoding heptaprenyl diphosphate synthase component II translates to MKFKMMYSFLNADLQLIEKELEAAIEADSTVLREASLHLLQSGGKRIRPVFVLLGAKFGNYDIHVVKHVAATLELIHTASLVHDDVVDDADLRRGSATIKSKWDNRVAMYTGDFIFARALEMMAVIESPLAHQILADTMVELCLGEIEQIKDKYNFEQNWRIYFRRIKRKTALLIASSCQLGAISAGVEERVHQKLFKFGYYVGMSYQITDDILDFTASEEELGKPAGSDLIQGNITLPVLIAMEDPKLKKLIETVREDTPKDEMSHIINAIKTSGAIEQAARISDMYLEKAFTELKGLPAIKARKTLSDIAKNIGKRKF
- the ndk gene encoding nucleoside-diphosphate kinase, translated to MERTFLMVKPDGVQRNLIGEIVSRFEKKGFLLAGAKLMVISQELAEQHYGEHKERPFFGELVDFITSGPVFAMVWEGENVIATARQMMGATNPKDAAAATIRGDFAVTVGKNIIHGSDSAESAVREIGLFFKEEEIVEYSKLVSEWVY